In the genome of Astatotilapia calliptera chromosome 18, fAstCal1.2, whole genome shotgun sequence, the window TCATACATTAGGCAGCAACTGACAGCTGTAACGTCAGTAACTAGTTAGTAACAGTATGAATTGCTCCTTGTTTCATTTAGTCTTCAATAAGTTTAAATGCGATTAAAGGCGTTCTCTTAGTGTTCGTGAAACTGGAAATGACCAAACTTGGTAAGACAGTACAGCATAAGCTAAGCACGAGCAATGTAAACAAACGGGGTCGGGACGCTGAACAGACCTGCTAACGATGCGACCTGGACGCTAGCAGCTAACAAAGGAACGGCAAAGCAAACGGCTAGCTGATGACTGAAAGACAGGTAACCTTAGAAGTGATGACAAGCCAGCTCCACGAGGTAACAAATATGTTACAGTTAATCTGAATGGACTGAGGTTAAGCAGTCCATGCCGATTCCACGTTAAACACAATGAACCTTTTAACAGTTACCCGAAGTCATCGTCCATAGATTTGAAGAAGAATTTGTAATTTGGTTTCTTGAGGACATTTTTGAAGTCTGCCAGCGTGACTTTGTCCGCCGGCACCGACAGTTTCACCAGATATGGTGTCTCCTGGTCGTCGAGGTGGTAGATAATTTTGGTCTCCCCCATCTCGGACTGCGGCTAAGGCAAGGCAGACTGGTTGCATCAAGCCAAGGGCCTGGCAGGCTCCCTCTCGGGCCCCGACTCCCCGTGGCGCTGGCGGCTGCGGCTTTGCCGTGGTCCACCCGGCTCTCTCTGGCTGACCGACCCGTTCCGTAGTGCCCGgttctgcctttttttccccccctttcttttttcttcacgGCAGCTTGCTAACGTTACGCCTGACTCTCTATTACAAAAACACCTTGCTGTTCCACAAAGCGTCCAAACACCACCCCAGGACTGAATTGCTTTAGTTTCCGTTTGTGTAAAACGTACAATATATCACAAAAACCTTAGAAATACGTGAGGAAAAACAGTTTCAAAGCggtgcaaaaataaacaatctCAGAAGGGTCCGCACTCCCTTCTCGCTAGCTGCTCGGCTTTACTTTGTTGCACACGAAACTGCATAAAATCGTCCAAGCCTGTCTCGGAGGAGCGCCCTCCGCAGGTGAGGAGGAGAGTGACAGCTTTTCGAGGACAGCTGGGGCAATTTAACGGCTCCCATATTGCTCTGGTAAGGCCATTAAACGGCCTTTAGCAGTTTTGAAGCCCCACAGACCCACAGTTATATGATGGTATACTTACACAGAGCTTCAATATGTTTATACTCCAATTTACAGCTGAAACCTTTATATGGATTGCAAAGAATAAGACCATCATTGTCAGTTATCATTTTACTTTCTTAGAATTTGGATCTTAATCActctaaaattaaaaatctcaGCTGTGACACGATAGACAAATGTAAAATTccactttacattttaaatctgCAAGGAGGAGGTTGGGGGGGTGCAAGGATGTAGGGCTTCCCATCATACAGCAGAGAACTGGCATGGAGGGAGAGGTTTTGAAATCAAACGACTCCttccacatttttatttgtgttttaattttgcTGACCTCTTGTAATTGCTATCATAGCACCACTCAGACTGAGAAGAAGTCCAATCAGAGTGATTGAAAGGCAGAGTGATTTGTTTTTCCCACATCAGCAGGTCAAATAACTTAATTTATGACTGTGGATCATGGTTAACCTTCTTCACTTTATTATATGGTCACTGATCACACTTTAGACAGGTTTTATAGCACATGAACTTGTAGACAGGTGTTACTGACATTGATGTATTTAAGCACAAAGCCGTAGTTAATGTGGTTAGTAACATCTGTGTTTACCTGCTATTCCAGATAGAAATGTGTCTTATTACTTTGAGGTGTGCAGTGaaattttacacacaaacacatctacACTTTTAGATAGCATACATCTGGCTGAAGGATAACATACTTTTATAGTCCTTTCTATACAGATGCATTGCATTTTGATAGAACAAATGCTGTAAATTGCATCTTTATAAATGTAACTGTCGAAATATTCCATCTTTACTTTTGCTACTTATCAAAATGTCATAAATAACAAAGCAAGATATCAAGTATCAAACACTgccttttaaaaactgaattatgaacacagaaaagcacaatgtggaaagtgtctgattggcaacagctgaCTTTTTTGGCATGACAATGGCAAACACACTGTCAATGCAGTCAAAGCAACatggcctgcatttgtttgtttaaacatgacagtttaaaaAGTCTGAAGCTACAGTTAAAGTACTATGAGATAAAAGTACTCTTTATGGGGAATAAATGATATCTTTTCATACTAATATTGCACCTTGTGCATGTGGAGCAAGTTTTAACTGCTTTCTGAGATGCCAGTTATTGTGTCAATACTCAGAAAACAACCTAAAAGAATGCACTTAAGTGCACTGcagtaaaagtgtttttgttttttaacatgtttacgAGCATAAAGTCGTTTAACCTGTCCAAAACAGTTAGAAGATGCACAATGGGCCTTTCTCATACAGAGAGTAACAACTTGAATCTTAGTAAAGGCTGCATATTAGTCGAGTCTGACTTACTGCCACACCTACATGGTGCAACAGAGACACTATTAATGTTAATTACACAAATGCTGCTGGTGCCAAAAGACATTTGtaggttttcctgtttttttaaaagcaggtcTGTTTTTCTGACAATTACAAGACTTGCATCACTGGAATTTTCTaaataattatgcattattatgcTGTTTATTATGCAGcgatgcatgtgtctgtgtaatTTATACAGCTGGCAGTAGAATGGGAGGATGGCATGGGTCAGGCCAGCGAGAGGAAGAGGCTATGATATCCTAAGTTGAAAGCGGAGGTGGAACAGTGAGGTTGGAGAGCAATAGTTTGCACAGTGGAGATTAACAAACTACAAGTCTAGTCTGTTTCTGTTACTGTACTGGAGCATCtataacccacataatttccttagggattaataaagtatgctgaTTCTGATATAACCACCAAAACTCCTTAAAAAGTTAGAGATGCGTGGCCAAGCCGTACACCACACCATCTCAGGAATTGCTCAGTGCTGCAGTAAGTGGCTGCAGATGATGAGCAAAGACCCCAGCTGGACCCTGACACACTCAATGCTGCTGAGGAACTTATTATTGTTTCATTATTAAAAGCTACATTTGTTAGTTTTTGCGATAACTATCAAGAGTAAGACGCTCTTTAGTCAAATGTGAATATGTACAGAAACCAGTTTATTGGACTGAATGAATGTTCACTtccacaacagaaaaaaagaaaaacaaaaagcaaagagtAATAAAATACAGCCCAGTGGACAGTTTTTCTGAAATTCTCAAACAATAAATGGTTTACAAAATGAGGGAGTCTGTCTACCTTTCTTCTGTGGATAAAACATCAGTGATATCATGATCTGCCACTCAAACACTGCAGTAGGCAGATATGACAATATAACATTTTTACGgacaaatacaaaagaaaaaaaaagtggggaaaaggGATTtggtctctctttttcttttaaatatgctCTATAGAGTGCTTGGGAGCAGACTGTTGGCAGGTCTCAATCAATCATCGAGAAAGTCATCATCAAGGTTAACATCTGTGGTGTCAATGTCATCCAGCTCCATGTTGTCCAGGTCCACCTCGAGCTCATCCAGAGTCTAGGACAGAGAGACGcgtacaaaaaaggaaaatccttttttaaacaatgttcCAGCTGAATTTTCATTCGATTTCACTTCATCAACTAAGAACAGTATGTGCTACAAGTTGTTCTGTATGAATAAAACCTAAGTCATCACTTCCACACTAGAAGAGGGATTGATTGTGACCGCATAATAAATCAAAAATAAGGAGCAAAAGTCTTCACCTTATCTTTCTGTGAGAATTCATAGATTTCagcctctttctctttctccactGCTGCAGGAGGAGCAGGCTCAGGCTGTGAAGGTGTCACTGCAGCAATGGGAGCTGCTGCCTCCTCTTCATCTTGTGTCTGCTAAAAAAGTGAATTAAATAAGGGAATTTTAAATTGTACTTGCCActaatttctccagcttctattcatttttacaGCCTACAGAAGCTACAGAACAATGAACAGTAATCAGGATAATACAAAAGTACTGAGATATTGATACTCTATGCAAACCTTAGAGACAGGAGGTAGGAAGGTTCCTTTGGGCTCGTATCCCTGGGCCTCTTCAAGaatgtttctgtcttcattgggctgaaaatgtcaaatacaAATTCAGAAGTGCTGCCATATTAGCGATAACACAGTTAATTTACCCAAAACTAAGCATCTTTTTTACTTAAGTCATCAAGGACTTTCAGTGAGTACTTTAATCACTGTCTCCTCACTGCATAATTTAAGTATTTTAACCAAAGTCATTCAGCTTACTGTAACAAGTGGATAGTCTTTAGCAGGCCTAGTGGTTCCCAAGCAGGTTTCTCTCAGGTAGTGTTCAGCTGCAAAGGCTTCTTTCAGCCCGGGGAACAGATTCTCATACTCTGTAGGGTCTGCTAGGGATTCAGCCGCCTACAATGAAGATGCAGGTCATGACCAAGAACAGATACCTAGACTGATGCTGATTGAGTTTaacaactaaaacaaaaatctcAAAGACGTAACTAACCTTCTGGTTGACCTTGGCCAGATTCTCCCTCCATAATTTGACCACGCGGGACACCTGGCTGGGTAGGTAAGTGCGAGCCAGGAAGGCAGCTTCAGGTAGTCTGTTTGTTCTGATCAGAAGCTCCAAACACTGATCCAGTCTGTGGAGAAAGCACAGCAGCAAGGCATGAATTACCCTGGTAGCCTCATTTTCAGTGTGAACAACAGCATGGTTCTATTCCACAATTCGCCCCTGCAGGCTTGTACATCTCACACTTACTTTCCCTGAAGGAAGTAGGTCATGAAGGCTACATTGTTTTTGCCGTCCCTTTCTGCTCCTTCAGCCAGCTTGCCCACCATGACAGCATTACCGGAGGCTGTAGCAAGGAGGAGCAGGCCACCGTAATCCTGGGCATGGTGCAGGCACTCTTGGGCCAGGCCAAACTGGCACTTACTGATAGCCAGCTCTGCTAGCTGTTTCCACTTCTGCTCTGACTGTAGAGAACAGAGTAAAAAATATCAGAAATGTACTGGACAGAAAACCTGATCCATTGTGACATCAAATTACAATTTAGGTCAAGCCTTTGATATAGAGTTTGCATTTGCTTCTGTGTCCTTACCTCTGCTTCTACAGCCAGCTGGTAAGCAATCTTCAACTCTCCCAGCTGCAAGGCTAACTCAAACCTGTGCTCAGGGTCTGTGGACACTGCCAGGGCCTGCTGCTTGAAACCCTGATGAGCCAAAGAAATTGAAACCTTAACCATATTCACAACTCAAAAGACAACCATTAAAATAACCTCTAATAGACCAGTTTTCTACAGCTCATGTTTAAAGTCCAGTTGTGTTTCAAGCTGAATGAATTGCCTTTGCTAACCTGTTTCTCCAGGAAGTGTGCCACCCTGGTCCTCTGCTCTTTAGGGATAGTGGGTAGCACCTTGTCAGCCATTCCAAAGTCCCGTCTCATTACAGCAGTCTGGTACTCCAGGACGGAGACCAGCAGGGAGTAGCTGACGATATTGAGCTCCTTGTCTCCCAGATACAGACGGTCATCTTTAGGTATGTAACCCAGTAGGTACATGGTCCTGCAGAAAAGGAAGTAGGTGTGAAAAAGCACCAAGGCTAATTTTAGAGGCCACTTATTCTTTTTGTAGATTACATATTTACTGTAATCATCTGCTGAGTTTCTGCACTGCTGGACTGTGTTTCTAATAAAGTCGGGAGAGCAATTCTATTCAACTCGAGCCTAAATAGTCTGTATTCTTACCTGTCCAAATGTGCAATTGTGACAATCTCTCCTCCAACGTAATAGTTGAGTCTGTTTACAGAGCTGGTGTAGATGAAGCAGTCTCCAACCCAGAGCCCAGTCTTGACAATCTCCTGGATCTCTCCCTGGACCTGAACATGTCATAACAGGTCAAATATATTTCTTAGATCAAGTATTACATTATGCTAAGCTATTCTAAACACTGACTTCCAACAAAGGATGTGAAAGCACTCACATCCACACACCTACCTCAAAGGCATCTTCAATACCATCCTCTGTCACTCCCTCGTTGTTCTCTTGGGAGGCAGCGACTTTATCTGCCAGGTAGCGCAGGATGAAGAAGGACTCCTCTGTggcaatgcagaccagttcaccAGAGTCTGACCAGAAGATCtgaaaaatatgagaaaaaagaaagaaaaaggtaacCCTACTAGAATTACTGGACAACAGCTTCTGACAATCACTCACTAACTTATTTATATAGGCCAGTGCTAAAAATAAGGTTAGAGAAGCACAAAAGTAATTTGTGGTGACTTCAATTAAAAATGCACAGAGTTTCCAGACTGATAAACAGGGACCAGGACTGAGAACAAATATCTAACTCAGTAGAAGAAAGCCAGTCTTACATGCTTGGGCTGGATCTCAATGCGGCGGATTAACTCTGTGTTCTCCCAGTCGTAAAATGCCAGGCCGTTCACCGACCTCACCCCAAGCAAGAAACCTCCATAGATACCTGTAGAGCAGAAATACAGGGAAAACGTCTGGTGAGAAAGACAGCCAACATACTTCCACTTCCAGTACCACAAATCCATCAGAAGCTAAGATTTCATTACCTTCAGCTCCAAAGTCGGGCTTAAacgatttcttttctttgaagtttttaaagattttgacgACACTGCTGCTTTCTCTGATGGCATATCTTTAACAAAGAAATACAGATGTTATTCAATAAGAG includes:
- the copb2 gene encoding coatomer subunit beta' isoform X2, giving the protein MPLRLDIKRRLTARSDRVKSVDLHPTEPWMLASLYNGSVCVWNHETQTLVKTFEVCDLPVRASKFVARKNWVITGADDMQIRVFNYNTLERVHMFEAHSDYIRCIAVHPTQPYILTSSDDMLIKLWDWEKKWSCSQVFEGHTHYVMQIVINPKDNNQFASASLDRTIKVWQLGSSSPNFTLEGHEKGVNCIDYYSGGDKPYLISGADDRQVKIWDYQNKTCVQTLEGHAQNVSCVSFHPELPIIITGSEDGTVRIWHSSTYRLESTLNYGMERVWCVSGLRGSNNVALGYDEGSIIIKVGREEPAMSMDTSGKIIWAKHSEIQQANLKAMGDAEIKDGERLPLAVKDMGSCEIYPQTIQHNPNGRFVVVCGDGEYIIYTAMALRNKSFGSAQEFVWAHDSSEYAIRESSSVVKIFKNFKEKKSFKPDFGAEGIYGGFLLGVRSVNGLAFYDWENTELIRRIEIQPKHIFWSDSGELVCIATEESFFILRYLADKVAASQENNEGVTEDGIEDAFEVQGEIQEIVKTGLWVGDCFIYTSSVNRLNYYVGGEIVTIAHLDRTMYLLGYIPKDDRLYLGDKELNIVSYSLLVSVLEYQTAVMRRDFGMADKVLPTIPKEQRTRVAHFLEKQGFKQQALAVSTDPEHRFELALQLGELKIAYQLAVEAESEQKWKQLAELAISKCQFGLAQECLHHAQDYGGLLLLATASGNAVMVGKLAEGAERDGKNNVAFMTYFLQGKLDQCLELLIRTNRLPEAAFLARTYLPSQVSRVVKLWRENLAKVNQKAAESLADPTEYENLFPGLKEAFAAEHYLRETCLGTTRPAKDYPLVTPNEDRNILEEAQGYEPKGTFLPPVSKTQDEEEAAAPIAAVTPSQPEPAPPAAVEKEKEAEIYEFSQKDKTLDELEVDLDNMELDDIDTTDVNLDDDFLDD
- the copb2 gene encoding coatomer subunit beta' isoform X1, with the translated sequence MPLRLDIKRRLTARSDRVKSVDLHPTEPWMLASLYNGSVCVWNHETQTLVKTFEVCDLPVRASKFVARKNWVITGADDMQIRVFNYNTLERVHMFEAHSDYIRCIAVHPTQPYILTSSDDMLIKLWDWEKKWSCSQVFEGHTHYVMQIVINPKDNNQFASASLDRTIKVWQLGSSSPNFTLEGHEKGVNCIDYYSGGDKPYLISGADDRQVKIWDYQNKTCVQTLEGHAQNVSCVSFHPELPIIITGSEDGTVRIWHSSTYRLESTLNYGMERVWCVSGLRGSNNVALGYDEGSIIIKVGREEPAMSMDTSGKIIWAKHSEIQQANLKAMGDAEIKDGERLPLAVKDMGSCEIYPQTIQHNPNGRFVVVCGDGEYIIYTAMALRNKSFGSAQEFVWAHDSSEYAIRESSSVVKIFKNFKEKKSFKPDFGAEGIYGGFLLGVRSVNGLAFYDWENTELIRRIEIQPKHIFWSDSGELVCIATEESFFILRYLADKVAASQENNEGVTEDGIEDAFEVQGEIQEIVKTGLWVGDCFIYTSSVNRLNYYVGGEIVTIAHLDRTMYLLGYIPKDDRLYLGDKELNIVSYSLLVSVLEYQTAVMRRDFGMADKVLPTIPKEQRTRVAHFLEKQGFKQQALAVSTDPEHRFELALQLGELKIAYQLAVEAESEQKWKQLAELAISKCQFGLAQECLHHAQDYGGLLLLATASGNAVMVGKLAEGAERDGKNNVAFMTYFLQGKLDQCLELLIRTNRLPEAAFLARTYLPSQVSRVVKLWRENLAKVNQKAAESLADPTEYENLFPGLKEAFAAEHYLRETCLGTTRPAKDYPLVTPNEDRNILEEAQGYEPKGTFLPPVSKQTQDEEEAAAPIAAVTPSQPEPAPPAAVEKEKEAEIYEFSQKDKTLDELEVDLDNMELDDIDTTDVNLDDDFLDD